A window of Adhaeribacter arboris genomic DNA:
TCGTAACTCGTCCATAATATCCAGCAGGCGGTTAAATGCTTGTAACTGATTCTGTCGGGTGGTTTCTTTGTCGGACATAAATTAAATAAAGGATAAAAAATAAATCTAATTCAATTATTATAAAGTACGTTAATAAAGCAAAACAGATTTGAGGTAAAGGTATGGCAAAGATTTCTAAAAATGCCCGGATTCTGATTCTTACCGTTAGTTTGGTACACCTCTATGTTCTATTCTAGAGGGATGGTTGGTAATCCTGTTAACTGTATCGTATATTGCACCTCTAATTTAAAATTAGGCATAAAAATTCATGAATTAGCCCTAACCTAATAATTCGGCTGCTTTTTTGTAGAGCAATATATTCTTGAATAAGTACCTTTGTAAAAAATAAACGTAATACACGTGGCTTTAATAAAATCAATCTCAGGAATCCGAGGAACAATTGGGGGAAAAACGGGGGAAGCTCTTACTCCATTGGATGTAGTTAAGTTTACCGCCGCCTTTGGTGAATGGGTTCTGCAAACAACGCAAAATAACACTATTGTAGTAGGTCGCGATGCCCGCTTGTCCGGCGACATGGTTAATAAGCTGGTAGCGGCTACCCTGCAGAGTATGGGAATTAACGTAGTGGATGTAGGCTTGTCTACTACTCCCACCGTTGAAATGGCCGTACCCGCTAAAAAGGCGGGGGGAGGCATTATTCTAACCGCTAGCCATAATCCGAAACAATGGAACGCTTTAAAATTACTGAATGACAAAGGCGAGTTTATTTCGGATAATGAGGGTAAGTTAGTGTTGCAGTTAGCCGAAAAAGAAGCTTTTGAATTTGCTCCGGTTACTAAATTAGGTAAATACATTCAAAGTGACACGGCGCTACGCAAGCACATAAAAGCTATTTTAGAACTGCCTTTGGTTGATGTAGAAGCTATTAAGGAGAAAAATTTTCGGGTAGTAGTGGATGCCGTAAATTCCAGTGGTGGTTTTGCGGTGCCGATGTTGTTAGAAGCTTTGGGAGTGACGCAAATTGAGAAATTATACTGCGAACCTGACGGTAACTTTGCGCATAACCCAGAACCTTTACCCGAAAATCTGCGCGAAATCTCAAAAGTACTGGAAAAAGGTAAATTTGATTTAGGCATAGTAGTAGATCCGGACGTAGACCGGCTGGCTTTGGTTTGCGAAGACGGCAGTATGTTCGGCGAAGAGTACACTTTGGTAGCCGTAGCCGATTACGTATTACAACACAATAAAGGTAATACGGTGTCTAATTTGTCTTCTACCCGGGCCTTACGCGATGTAACTGAAAAAGCTGGTGGAGAATATTTTGCTTCGGCAGTTGGTGAAGTAAACGTAGTAAATTTAATGAAGGAGAAAAATGCCGTAATTGGGGGAGAAGGTAACGGAGGTATTATTTACCCGGAACTGCATTACGGTCGCGACGCCTTGGTGGGTATTGCCTTGTTTTTAACTCATTTAGCCAAAAGTAATTTGCGCATGACCCGTATGCGGGCTTCTTATCCTAACTATTACATTTCAAAAAATAAAATAGAATTAACGCCGGAAATAGATGTAGGAGATGTTTTGGTGCAAATGCAGAAACGCTACGCCAAGCAGCCGGTAAATACAATTGATGGGGTAAAGATCGAGTTTAACAAAGAATGGGTGCACCTCCGCCGGTCTAATACTGAACCTATCATCCGGATTTACGCCGAATCAGAAACCAACGCCACCGCCGAGCATTTGGCCAATAAAATCATCGCCGATATTAAAGAAATTATTTCGGTAAAAGCTTGAGCTTGAAGTAGAAATTTTAAGTTATAAATCAAAAATGGATGGAAAGTTTAGCTATTAAACTTTCCATCCATTTTTTTATGTTTTATTTTTGAGCAGAAGAATAGAATAGCATGATAGAATAGGATTTGTGCTTTCGTAATTTCTCATTCCTAATTTTAATTAACAAGATATGGTTGTTTACCTGGATAACGCCGCCACTACTCCTTTAGATAAAGAAGTTTTTGATGCTATGGCGCCGTACATGTTAGAATATTATGGCAATCCATCGTCCATTCATGCGCACGGACGCCAGGTGCGGTCGGCCATTGAAAAAGCTCGTAAAACGATTGCCGGTTTGCTTAACGCCGCTCCTGCCGAAATATTCTTTACCTCCGGGGGCACCGAAGCCGATAATGCTGCCATATTTTCCACTATCCGGGCATTAGGCATTAAACAGGCCATTACCACGCGTTTAGAGCACCATGCCGTATTGCACCCTTTAGAAACATTAGAAAAATCCGGTGAAATTAAACTGCACTATCTCCAACACGACGAACGAGGTAATCTGAATTTAAATCACTTAGAATCTCTGTTAGCAGAAAATAGCCAGACGTTTGTATCTGTTATGCACGCCAATAACGAAATTGGCAACTTAAACGATATCCAAACTATTAGTGAAATTTGTGTAAAATACAAGGCTGTTTTTCATTCGGATACAGTGCAAACCATGGGACATTACCGCCATGATTTACAGCAAGTAAAAGCTCATTTTATAGTTGGGTCGGCTCATAAGTTTCACGGGCCTAAAGGAGTAGGTTTTATTTATACCAGCGGAGCCGTAAAAGTGCCTCCGCTGATTCATGGCGGTTCGCAGGAACGTAACATGCGCGGAGGAACCGAAAACGTGTATGGTATTATTGGCTTAGCCAAGGCGATGGAAATTGCCTACCGCGATTTAGAAGCTCATCAGCAATATATCCAAAGTTTGAAAAATCGCATGGTT
This region includes:
- a CDS encoding cysteine desulfurase family protein yields the protein MVVYLDNAATTPLDKEVFDAMAPYMLEYYGNPSSIHAHGRQVRSAIEKARKTIAGLLNAAPAEIFFTSGGTEADNAAIFSTIRALGIKQAITTRLEHHAVLHPLETLEKSGEIKLHYLQHDERGNLNLNHLESLLAENSQTFVSVMHANNEIGNLNDIQTISEICVKYKAVFHSDTVQTMGHYRHDLQQVKAHFIVGSAHKFHGPKGVGFIYTSGAVKVPPLIHGGSQERNMRGGTENVYGIIGLAKAMEIAYRDLEAHQQYIQSLKNRMVERLTAQIPDVQFNGNSAIPEKSLYTVLNVSLPPSDITEMLLFNLDINKISASGGSACTSGANAGSHVLSALNCDPERGAIRFSFSKYNTPTEIDYAAEKLASLYVKVSV
- the glmM gene encoding phosphoglucosamine mutase, which codes for MALIKSISGIRGTIGGKTGEALTPLDVVKFTAAFGEWVLQTTQNNTIVVGRDARLSGDMVNKLVAATLQSMGINVVDVGLSTTPTVEMAVPAKKAGGGIILTASHNPKQWNALKLLNDKGEFISDNEGKLVLQLAEKEAFEFAPVTKLGKYIQSDTALRKHIKAILELPLVDVEAIKEKNFRVVVDAVNSSGGFAVPMLLEALGVTQIEKLYCEPDGNFAHNPEPLPENLREISKVLEKGKFDLGIVVDPDVDRLALVCEDGSMFGEEYTLVAVADYVLQHNKGNTVSNLSSTRALRDVTEKAGGEYFASAVGEVNVVNLMKEKNAVIGGEGNGGIIYPELHYGRDALVGIALFLTHLAKSNLRMTRMRASYPNYYISKNKIELTPEIDVGDVLVQMQKRYAKQPVNTIDGVKIEFNKEWVHLRRSNTEPIIRIYAESETNATAEHLANKIIADIKEIISVKA